Genomic DNA from Lactuca sativa cultivar Salinas chromosome 8, Lsat_Salinas_v11, whole genome shotgun sequence:
ataaaaattgtgaaatgaccatatacaaagtaaaaatatacaaacAAACATTCATGATTTCAATGCTAAAAGTATCACCGTCTCCTCCACATCCACCCTCAAATaatgtcattaatattatttttttttatttaaatgcaTTATTAACagtattaataataacaagttcaaaaaatagtattcttatttatatttttaataataataataataataataataataataataagggttttgtttgtagaaaaatcctaatatttttgtttacagaaaagtcataatattttttgtttatagaaaaatcCAAATATATCGGGttagtttacgaaatagtcctaaattaatttggtaccggtttcaaccggtcaaaaagggtcaaactgcaaatttttgccggttttcaaaactttttcgttaaaaaaatagtgatgtaagaggaagataataatGAAATTTTGAACAAAATGACGTATTAtaatgagtttgggtacctaagcttatatacccttaagggtatattcacttttcccatatatatatatatatatatatatatatatatatatatatatatatatatatatatatatatatatatatatatatatatatatatatatatatatatatatatatatatatatatatttctgttTGGGCTAATGGGTCTTTAAATGTATTAATGCATAGAAGCCCGCTGGATTTGCAGGTATTGTACCAAAACCCTAAGAATGGGCTTTAGGGTATACTCCCGGCAAACTCTGATTCTCTGATCCAGCCTCCGCCAAACGACACTGCGACACGGTGAATTCGACAACGACTCCGACAGGCGATATCAAGTCAGCCACACCAGCCGTTAACGTCCTCACCCCACCATCTCTGGTTCGTCTTGAGATTACTTGTACACTTCGAGAGTTCGTCTAAGGAATTTTTTGCTTACTATTTGTCTTTATAATGTGTATAATCTCGGGGATTCATTACTGTTTGTCTGTATAATGTCTTTAGCCTCCTTAATGCTGCAAAAACATTAATGAAGATTATTTGTGTGTATTTTATATAACTTAACAAAATATGTGTTTTCATGAGCATGAGTGTTACCTTAATGTCCTCTTGAAGAAGTTCTGTAATGTGAAGAAGTTCTAACCATTGAGGAGCTATATTTGCAGCTGCAAAAAGACAATGACACCCTTTATATGTCATGATAAGATCATATGGGATCCCGTTATCTTGAAAGGAAATTGCTTGAAATTAGGCAAAATTTATTTCTTTAACTTAGTAAACCATTTCATATTTGAGTACAGCAATAACCATAAATTGTTCTGATCAAGTTTGGTAAAACTCAGATCCTTCAAAACTTCAAAAGAAATTTCCTATGGTTAGGCAAAATTCCTTTTCTAATTTACTTTGCTACCCAATAACATTTCCATATTGTAGTGCTGCAAGATTTAATACAATATAACTGTTTACTGTTTCTCTGTATAACGTGTATAATCTAACGAATTTTGAACTTTGTGTCTGTGTGTCTGTATATTGTGTTTAATTTCTGTGGCTTTTTAGTTTTCAGCAAGGAAATGGAGGTTGATGATGACTTTTTAGTTTTCAGAAACAAATGTTTAATTTCTGTGACATTTTGTGTCTGTGTGTCTGTATAATCTGAAGACCTAGTTGTGATTTCTCATTGAGTTTTTCTGATCCCAAGTTTCATTATCATTTACTTTTGGATAAATATTGAAGTGATGTTGGCTCTGTAATGCTTCAAATTTAGTACAAAAATTCTATATGATTTTGTACCCTTTGAAGTATAATTTTGGTGACAAAAACATGATTGTGCCTTTTTTTTTTATAGTCATACAGATTGAACTCAACAAGAATGGATAAGAGGAAGATGATGAAGCGAGGAAACAAAGAGGAAGCAACTTCTACATTCATGGATATGAAGTCTCAGAGGATGGACATAAATTCAATATTGAAAGATATTGAAGATATTGGTAATAATTTCTTCTTGTAACTTGAATTCATTCAATtgaaaataatgtaacacaattACTCAGTCTGTAATTTATTTGCATATATTATACATCCAGTACCCTCCCATATGACATGGAAAGAAAAGAAGGCTTTGGAAAACAAGAAAGTAGTTTCCCTTGGTGGAaaggtgagattcatacatgtatttattatatttttgcaacaattgatattatttattcatttgtttcatTTCTTTTAAAATGTTACAATTGTTGCAGCCTCCCAAGAAGCAGAGATTGCCTCTAAGTGTAGCTCGTGTACAAATGAAAAAACAGAAAGAAAGGGATCAAAAGATGTTACAACAGGTTTTTAATTCTCATCCAATTCCCACGTGTTTCTTGTTCCCAATTTCTATGTCATATAACTAAAATTGGGAGTTGGAactgttttttttatatatagaaTATGATACTTGGACAAGTTGGAGGGAAACGCGGAAGCCGAAGCAAACGGGAATCGGAATCACGTAAGCCGGAGGATAGAGTATTGATGTCAACTGCTGGCCGATTCAGGAATGGAATCCTTGATGTCAAAGATTTGTTGAAAACCGGTGCACCGTCTAGGGACCGTGGTTTTTCCGGCAGCCGTGGGACTGGCAGCCTTGGGTtgggtgatggtggtggtaatAAGAAgaagggtggtggtggtggtgggaaaAAGAAGCATGGAAAGAAAGGTGGTCGCCGGAAAGGCCATCATTAAGTGCTAATATTTGTGTACTTAACTTTTGATACACATTCAAGAAAAAAAAGTTGTGTTTCTTATGGAAATTGTTAATTGTGAAAAATAAGTAATAAAGTTGATCaatttaatatgaaatgaattGTTGTAAAAAGGTAAAAATAGGTGGATCAAATTATATGTTTTGGCAAAAAGTCACATGGAAAGAGCGGACTTGAAACATTATTCCAAAGAGCAAGGACAATGTACAATGAACATAAttgattcaaaccttcaatggaTTTCATGCGTCAAATTGGTAAAATAAAATGTGTCCAAGAAAGTAAAATTGTGGATAACGTTTGTCAAAATATTCATTTATTCCCCTTTATTCAAAGGCAAGCACTTTATTATTAGCAAAAAGACACTATAAGAGCGCAATAGTTAATATCAAGGATAGAAAACAAATTATTTCATTTGTTTAAAATTTAGTCATTAATGTCAAATTAATTTCTGGAATGATAACCAACTTAATATTTCGTTCATATTATACCAATAAGCAATAACCGGATACTAAGTAAAATTAAAGATGGAACCAATTCATGAGAtcttaaattttaaatttgacaTCTAGATATACATATTTTTTGAGACCGAACAATTACATATCCGATCTATATTTTCATAagcgttttttttttcaactagcAAATCATGACATCGTTCAAAAAATCATTACTTATTTTGCTACGCAAATCCGCCTTCAAAAACTTCATCGTGGAAAAACATCTTTTGACTGTTGCAATTGAGAAACTAAAACCAACTTTAACAAACCTATAAACCATAGGATAATAACGATGTTTCATCGTTTCCACCTTCGTACGAGAAGGGTCAGAAATTCCCTTCAAACTAGTGAATCAGTCGTCTTTACGCAAAAAGTGATAATATATCTCAACTTCACCATCTAGTTGCATCGTCTCCAAATCATCAAAATCTTTTTTGTACAACTCATTCAACTTCAACAACTTTATTTTGTCAAATCTAGCAAATGAATCACAGGGACTTAAAGTCTCCATGTATTCTAGTAATTGGTGTGAAGTTCACTAAATCGATTCCCGAATTCTATAATTTACATATCCACAACCTTATTGAAAATTCAACTTCGAAATGAAATTGATTAGTAACTTTGGTCCTACAACCTCTCGGAGTGACATAATTTTCATTCATATCCACAATATTAATATTATGTTATTGACAAAAAGAGAATACTTtggataaaactttatcaaaccTCGTGTCTCTTAAAGACTTTAATGCATCCATTGTCCCTCTAACAAAAGAAGACTCTTCTAAAGTGTCTTGATCcttttttgaagatgctttgacAATACGTTTGTGATGTGTAAACCTTCATACATCAAATGTAAGTAAAACACGAAATCTAGTGTCTTGAAATAACTTAAGATACCAAATGTTTGATTTCCGTTACTTAAAGTGGATCCGTCCTCTTCGACATAAGCAAGAACAAGAATAACCTCTACAAATAAGTTCATTAAACTTGTAATTGTTTTGTAATGTGAACCCCATTTCGTATCTCCCTCTCCAATAAAAGAACTCTCTTGATTTAACTCTCTTCGGTTTCAAGTTCACCATTTCCAATTGCCTTTTGCACCTTTTCTCTTTGACTCTCctataacatgcatggtattttacATGAACCACCTACCACATTAACCACCAAAAAAATTTGCTCAAAGAAGTCTTCAACACCATCATGCTTCTTTGCTACATCCACATTAACTAATTGAAGTTGGTGTGCAAAACAATGAACATAATGCGTTGAATCATTATCTTGTAATAACAAAGCTTTTATACTGTTGAATGCACCTCGTATATTGCTTGCCCGTTGTAACCTTATCCTCTTACGTGTTAATAAAGAAATTAGACATTAAAGCGAATAATATTcaattaaaattcataataagaAAACAAAATTAGTTACTAGAGTCCTACTCATCTTGGCTATTCGTT
This window encodes:
- the LOC111909174 gene encoding uncharacterized protein LOC111909174; protein product: MDKRKMMKRGNKEEATSTFMDMKSQRMDINSILKDIEDIVPSHMTWKEKKALENKKVVSLGGKPPKKQRLPLSVARVQMKKQKERDQKMLQQNMILGQVGGKRGSRSKRESESRKPEDRVLMSTAGRFRNGILDVKDLLKTGAPSRDRGFSGSRGTGSLGLGDGGGNKKKGGGGGGKKKHGKKGGRRKGHH